A single region of the Rhodococcus sp. W8901 genome encodes:
- a CDS encoding 4a-hydroxytetrahydrobiopterin dehydratase, which yields MAELLSDTEIDSALTNLPTWRRDGDTLVRTVESASFPAAITLVDRVAEAAESMNHHPDIDIRWRKVTYSLATHSAGGITALDLELARRIDDLAASA from the coding sequence ATGGCCGAGTTGCTGTCCGATACCGAGATCGACTCCGCACTGACGAACCTGCCGACCTGGCGACGCGACGGCGACACCTTGGTCCGCACCGTCGAATCCGCCAGCTTTCCCGCCGCCATCACGCTGGTGGATCGGGTTGCGGAGGCCGCGGAGTCGATGAACCACCATCCCGACATCGACATCCGCTGGCGGAAAGTGACGTATTCCCTCGCCACGCATTCCGCCGGCGGGATCACTGCGCTGGATCTGGAGCTGGCACGGCGGATCGACGATCTGGCCGCGTCTGCGTAG
- a CDS encoding (deoxy)nucleoside triphosphate pyrophosphohydrolase: MTGAPEREVGEVGEVVAAAVIRDGRLLLAQRTRPPELAGLWELPGGKIEPGETPADAVRRELREELGVEVTAGERIGVDVPLRDGLVLRAYRAELISGVPQALDHSALRWVDATDLREIALVANDRAWLPDLTALLDAD, from the coding sequence ATGACCGGCGCACCTGAACGTGAGGTCGGGGAGGTCGGGGAAGTGGTGGCCGCGGCCGTGATCCGCGACGGCCGCCTACTGCTCGCGCAGCGCACCCGCCCGCCGGAGCTGGCGGGGCTGTGGGAATTGCCCGGCGGAAAGATCGAACCGGGCGAGACCCCCGCCGACGCGGTGCGTCGCGAACTGCGGGAGGAACTTGGCGTCGAGGTGACCGCGGGCGAGCGGATCGGCGTCGACGTGCCGCTGCGCGACGGACTGGTGCTGCGCGCATATCGCGCCGAGCTGATCAGTGGCGTCCCGCAGGCACTCGACCACTCCGCGCTGCGCTGGGTGGACGCGACGGATCTGCGCGAGATCGCACTGGTCGCCAACGACCGCGCATGGCTGCCGGACCTGACCGCACTGCTCGACGCCGACTGA